In the genome of Acidovorax sp. 69, the window GGACCCGGCCACGGGCCTGTTGTACCCGCCCGTGGTGGGCGGTTTTGACAATGGTGTGGGCCTGTTCTATGGCACGGAGACGTTTGAGGGCCGCCCGGTGCGCGTGCGCTTCGAGTGGTCGCAACGGCACTCTGGCGCACCGCGCTGGGAGCAGGCATTCTCCGATGACGATGGCGCCACCTGGGAGGTCAACTGGGTCATGGAGTTCGCGCGGCCTGTTGCGTAGTGGCCCTGCGCCAATGCGCCAGAGGGGGACGTCCGTGGATGCCACCAGCGCGCGCCACAGCGCGTTGGTACACAGCCAGCCCGTCGGGGCAAGACGCGATTGTTGGCAATTCAGCAAACAGTCCGTTCTGAAGAAGGGTATTTATCGCTTTTCTGCTGCGCACTACAGTGGCACCACTGCCTGACAAGGTGGGATTTAACGACTGCACCTGCCCATGACCACCTTCTCCGCCACCGTCCAGACGCGCATCAAAGCCTCCCCTGCGCTGGCGTTCCAGCACATTGCGCCGATGGACCCGCGCGCCCTGTTCACCGGCTACGGGCCTTTGCCCGCAGTGACCGGAACCAGCGACCAGACCGGTGCGTGGGATGCTCCGGGCCAGACGCGCACGGTGGCGCTGTCTGACGGCAGCAGCGCGCAGGAGGGGCTCAAGCACTACCACCCTGCCCAGTACTTCAGCTACACGGTCAGCAACTTCACGGGGGCGTTGCGCTGGCTGGCCACAGGCGCCAATGGTGCCTGGTGGTTTGACCCGCAGGCTGAAGGCACGCAGACCACGGTGCGCTGGCGCCACGCCTTTCACGCCCGCTCTCAGTGGGCCGCCCCGGTGCTGTGGTTGCTGGCCAACGTGCTGTGGCGCGGCTACATGCGCAAGGCATTGCGCCTGGCCAAGGCGCAGATCGAGACCTCGTCGCAGGCACCCGCAAGCGCTGCACTGTCGGCCTGATTCGCACGGACCGGCGCCAGGGGCCGCGTGTCGGCCGTCCAGCGAATCACAGACCTGCGCCCTCCAGCTTCCGCACGCGCCGATGCGGTCTGCGCAGGTGGGTGGACATGCCCTGTGCATGTTCAAACGCGCTTGGCAGTGCTTCGCTTCAGGCTGCAAATCCGCCATCGATCAGCAGGCTGGCGCCCGTCACCATGCCCGACTCCGGCCCTGCCAGGTAGGCCACCATGCCGGCGATTTCATCGGGGTGCGCGTGGCGGCTTAGCGCCATCAGGCTGTGCATGTTGCTGGCCATGGGGCCATCGGCGGGGTTCATGTCGGTGTTGACCGGGCCAGGCTGCACGTTGTTGACCGTGATGCCACGCGGCCCCAGGTCGCGGGCGAGGCCCTTGGTGAGGCCGACGATAGCGGCCTTGCTCATGCCGTACACGCTGAAACCCGCCCATGGCACGCGGTCGGAGTTGGTGCTGCCAATGGTGATGACGCGGCCATAGGCCCCGTCCTGCCCCATGTGGCGCACGGCCGCCTGTGTGGCCACGAACACGGCACGCACATTCACATTGAGCGTGTGGTCGAAGTCGGCCAGCGCAAAGCTGTCGATCTCTCCGGCCACAGCCACGCCAGCGCTGTTGACAAGGATGTCGAGGCGGCCCAGCGTGCGCGCTGCTTGGTCCACCGCCTGCGTGAGGGCGGCGGCATCCGCGCTGTCCGCATGCAGCGCCAGTGCGCGGCCACCCTCCGATTCAATGGCGGCGGCCAGCGCCTTCGCGGGTGCTTCGGAGCTGCTGTAGGTGAACGCCACAGCGGCCCCGTCACGCGCCAGGCGCCGCACGATGGCCGCGCCGATGCCGCGCGCGCCGCCGGTGACAAAAGCCACCTTGCCGGCCAGAGCGCGCGGGGTCGGTGCATAAGGGGCTGATGAAGGAACTGACGCAGCAGAAAGGGACGCCGTAGACATGGTGTTTCTCCAATAGACAAGGGATAAGAAGGAAAGAGCCGAAACCGGGAACACCTGTAGTGTCGAAAAAACATTGCACTGTCGGTAGCCATGAATGGGCTGCATTTGTTTCAACCCATGGTTGAAAATGCAAGCCATGCAACCGCTGAGTCACCTCGAATCCTTTGTCAAATCTGCAGAGTCCGGCAGCTTCTCGGCCGCTGCGCGGCTGATGGGCCTGACGCCCGCCGCCGTGAGCAAGAACGTGGCGCGGCTGGAGGCCGGGCTGGGCGTGCGGCTGTTTCAGCGCAGCACGCGGCGCCTGATGCTCACCGAGGGCGGGCAGCGCCTGCTGGCGCAGATCAGCCAGCCACTGACTGCTCTGGCCGACGCGGTAGACCATGCGGCAGAGACCGATCAGCAACCTGCGGGCACGCTCAAGGTCAGCATGGGCCAGGCCTTTGGCCGCGCCTACCTGGTGCCACTGCTCACCGAGTTTTTGCAGCGCTACCCCGCCATCCAGCCCGACTGGCGCTTTGAGAACCGTCAGGTCGATTTGATCGGCGAGGGTTTTGACGCCGGCATTGGCGGCGGGCTGAACCTGAACCCGGACATGGTGGCGCGCACGCTCGGGCCCGTCCACCTGGTCGCCGTGGGTTCACCCGCGTTGCTCAAGGGCCGCAGGGCGCCGCGCCACCCGTCCGATCTGGCGCAGTGGGATGGCATTGCGCGGCGCACCATCCGCACAGGGCGCATTGCGGTCATCACCCTGCGCAACAAGGCGGGCGAAGTGGCCGCTGCCGAACTGCGCCCGCGCCTCGTGTTCGACGACCCCGAGGCCATGTGCCAGGCCGCCATGATGGGACTGGGCCTCACGGTGCTGCCCATGCCATTTGCCTTGCCTTGGCTGGCGCGGGGCGACCTGGTGCGGGTGCTGCCGGGCTGGTGGGCCGATGCCGGGCCCACCTCGCTGTACTACCCCAGCAAGAAGCTGCTGCCTGCGCGCACGCGGGTGTTTGTGGACTTTGTGGTGGCGCAGTTCAGCGAGCGCGGCTTTGCACAGCGTGTGCGCGGGGATTGACCGGTCAGCTGCGTGCATGGGTGTGTCATTGCACAGGGGCCTGATTGCAGAAGACCTTGTGGGCGGCTGGCAATAATGGACACGCCGATCGGCCTCTCGTCTTTGTCTTCCCACTCTTCACACCATGCCCCAACACATTGGCATCGTCGGCTGCTCTGCCGAGGGCGCTGCCCTTTGCTACCGCACCCTCTGTACCGAAGGCCCGGCGCTGCTCGGCCGCCCGCACGCGCACCCTGAGGTGTCGATGCACACGCCGCCCCTGGCCGACTACGTGGACTGCCTGGACCGGGGCGACCTGCAAGGGGTGGCCGATCTCATGCTGGCGTCGGCCCACAAGCTGGCGCGCGCGGGGGCTGACTTTCTGATCTGCCCTGACAACACCATCCACCAGGCGCTGGACCGGGTGCTGCCGCATTCGCCGCTGCCCTGGCTGCACATTGCCGAGGTGGTGGCCGCCGAAGCCGCCGCGCAGGGCTACCGGCGCCTGGCGCTGACCGGCACGCGCTGGCTGGTGGACAGCAGCGTGTACCCCGACAAGCTGGCGGCCCTGGGGCTGGCGTATGTGCGCCCCACGGAGGCCGAGCGCAGCCAGATCAACCACATCATCATGGACGAACTGGTGCCTGGCGTGGTCCGGCCCGAGGCCGTGGCCACGTTCCAGCAGATCATCGCCCGCATGCGCCAGGACGACGGCTGCGATGCGGTGGTTCTGGGCTGCACCGAGATTCCGCTCCTCCTCAGCGACGCCAACTCGCCGTTGCCCACGCTCGACTCCACCCGCCTGCTGGCCCGCGCTGCGCTGCGGCGGGCCGTTGCAGAGGGCTGAGCGCCGCAGCCTGGTGGTGGTTGCTGGGGCCCCGGCCTGTTTTTTTGACCTTTTTGCTCACAGGCGCCGGTATATCAAGCGGTGACTGCTATAGTTTTTGAGCAATCCCATCGACCACCGCGCTCACGGCTGCTTGGGCACAAAGGCCACGGTCAGCCCCTGGGCCGTCACGGTGATGGGCCCCGGCTGCAAGCCCAGGCCGTCGAACACGGCCGTATCCTGCGGGCGCAGCTGGTGCAGCGTGACTTCGCGCAGCGACTGCTCGGCCAGCACCGGGCCGTAGGCATTGAGAAGGTCGGTGACAGCTGGTTTGAGGCTGGGGAAGTCCAGCCGCCCCAGCCGGATCTGGTGGGCGCGCAAGCTGCGGTCACTGGCCTCGTAGCGCAACGCAAACTCCACCTCAAAACTGCCCGCATGGCTGCGCCGCAGCGCGGGGCCGGCAGCATCGACCGCCATGGCTGCACCCAGGCGGTTGACCTCGGGCAGCAGCCGCAGGCGCGGTGCTTGCAGGCTCAGATTGAACAAGCCCTGCACCGGCACGCTGCGCGGAAACTTCTCGGCCACCATGTCCTGCAACTGCGCCAGCGGCACGGTGTAGCTGGGCTGGGCCCGCGCGCTACGCCCTGCCAGCAGCACACCACCACCCAGCGCCCATGCGCTGCGGGTGGCGTTGGTCAAAAATTGTCGGCGGTGCAGCATGGCTGGTCTCCTGGAAGGGCTGTGGGATGCGGATGCGCAGAAAAGGTGCCAGGCCCTGGGAGTCTTGTGCCCAATTTTTCTTCAATCCATTTTGAAATTATCTATTCTTGAATTCTCATAGACATATGAATTGATAGATGATTTTGTAAAAAATATCTATTCATATAATGATTCATGAGCCGTCTCAATGATCTGCCCCCCAAAGCCCTGCAAGCCCTGCGCCGCCAGGGTGGCGTGCTGACCAGTGCGGAGCTGCAGGAGCTGCTGGGCGTGAGCCAGCCCACCGTGTCGCGCGCGCTGGCGCCGCTGATCCAGGCGGGCCAGGTGCAAAAGGTGGGCGCAGCGCGCTCGCAGCGCTATGTGCTGCCCCGCACCGTGCCCGGCGTGGGCAACGAGGTGCTGGTGATGCACATTGATGCGCAAGGCCGCCCTTCGCCGTTTGCGCGTTTGGTGCCGCTGGAGGGCGGGGCGTTCTGGGTGGACGAGGTCGATGGCGAACATCGCCGCCATGATGGCCTGCCCTGGTTTCTGGACGACATGCGGCCCCAGGGTTTCATGGGCCGCACCTTTGCCCATGCCCACCCCGAGCTGCAGCTGGGCCATGACCCGCGCCACTGGAGCGACGACGACGTGCTGCGCGCCATGACGCTGTATGGCGACGACCTGCCGGGCAACCTCATCATGGGCGAGGCCGCGTTCCAGCGCTTTCACACCCTGCCCGCGCGCGCATCGCGGGTGGCGTCTGCCGCGGACTACCCACAGCTGGCCGAGCAGGCCATGCGGGGCACCCACCCTGGCTCATCGGCGGGCGGCGAGCAGCCCAAGTTCTGTACCATCACCGCCGGGCGGCATGTCATCGTCAAATTCTCGCCTGCGGGCGACGCACCCGCCGACCAGCGCATGCGCGACCTGCTGGTGTGTGAGCACCTGGCACTGCGCACGCTGGCACAGGCGGGCCTGCCCGCTGCGCCCACGCAGATCTTCACCGGCGCGGGGCGCGTGTTTCTGGAGTCGGAGCGTTTTGACCGTTCATCGCTGCCTGCGAACGATCCGCAGGGTCTGGGCGGACGCATCGGCATGGTGTCGCTGCAGGTCTACAACGCCGAATACGTGGGCGAGATCGACAACTGGGCCGCCACCGCCAACCGCATGGCCGCGCGCCATCTGCTGACGCAGGCCGATGCCCGCACCCTGCGTTTGCTGGAGGCCTACGGCCAGCTCATCGCCAACACCGACCGGCATTACGGCAACATCTCGCTGGTGCTCCAGGGCGACGACTGGGCGCTGTCCCCCACCTACGACATGCTGCCCATGTTGTATGCGCCGGTGGGCGGCGAACTGGTGCCGCGCGATGTGGCCAGCCGCCCGCAGCAGCCCTCTGCCGCCACGCTGGGTGAATGGACCGAGGCGCAGGGCCTGGCGCTGGCGTTCTGGCAGGCGGCGGCGCAGGACGAACGGGTGTCGGCAGACTTCCGGGCCATTGCAGCCCAGAATGCGGGCCATATCGGCCGCTAGCGCTGATTCATAAAGCGCTGGTAGCTATCATTATTGAATATCTGGGGGCTCAGCGCCCCACCACCGACCAACCGGCCTTCTGGTTGTTCTTGTCGTTTTCATACTCCCACCCCGTGCCGCAGCGGTCGCACACGTAGCGGGTGATGGTGACGTTGCCGTCGTCGCGCTCTTCCTTGCGGTTGCCGCGCTGCACCAGCTCGGCGTGGCCGGGGGCTTTGCGCCAGTTGCGCTGGATGCCCTGGCAAGGCTCGCACAGCACCATGGGTTTGAGATCGTTCTGTCGGACTATGTCTTTGGTCAGCATGTGGGGGCAGCCCTGGTGGGCTGTAGTGTGTGGACGAGCGGGCGGGTTTGCGTGCTGCGGGCGGCTACTGTAAGGCACCTGCGCCCGGAATGACACTGCGCGGCCATGAGAAATCAAGCCAAATTGGCCTCTAGCGCTTTATCCGTAAGCGCTGTCAGCTATCAAATCAGGACTCAGTCTCCTGCAGGAGCCAGGGCCTTGGCCATGCACGCATTGCGCAGCACCGCGCCCGCACGCACCCCTGGTGGGCGCTCCCTGGCCCGCTGCACCGGACCAAACGGCGTCAGGCCGCTGTTGCCATGCGCAGCCTGCGCGCGGCGTCCTCATCCCGCGCGTCGTCGATCTCGCGCATCACGGCTTGCATGTCCACGTCGGCATGTGTGGGCGCGTACACGCCGCTCAACGGGGTCTCGTTGCTCAGCAGGCCGCTTTGGTACAGGCTCCAGATCTCGGGGCCGTATTGCGTGCTGCGCAGCTCGGGGGCGAACTGGCCGAAGAAGTCGCGCAGGTTGGCCACGTCGCGCAGCAGCATGCGCTGCGCGTGGTTGTTGCCCGCCGCGTCCACCGCCTGGGGCAGGTCGATGATGACCGGGCCGGCGTGGCCCTCTTCACCGTCCACGCCCGGCAGGTGCGCCAGCAGGATGTTGAACTCCGACAAATCGCCGTGCACCACGCCCGCACACAACATGCGCACCACCTCGGCCACGAGCGTCGCGTGGTGCGTGCGTGCGTCTTCGGGGGTAAAGCTCACATCGTTCAGGCGCGGGGCAGCATCGCCGTGGGCGTCGGTCACCAGCTCCATCAGCAGCACGCCGTCGTGAAAGTTGTAGGGCTGTGGCACCCGCACGCCGGCAGCGGCCAGGCGGTACAGCGCATCGACCTCGGCGCTTTGCCAGGCGGCTTCTTGCTCTTGGCGGCCAAACTTGCTGCCCTTGGCCATGGCGCGGGCCGAACGCGAGTTCTTGACCCTGCGGTTCTCGGTGTAGTCCACCGCTTGCCGAAAGCTGCGGTTGTTGGCTTCTTTGTAAATCTTGGCGCAGCGGGTGTCGTCGCCACAACGCACCACAAAAACCATGGCTTCCTTGCCGCTCATGAGCTGGCGGACCACGGTGTCGATCAGGCCTTCTTCGATCAGGGACTGCAGGCGGGGAGGTGCTTTCATGCGTGCATTTTGCGCCCGGGGCGCATTCCCCTCAGCCGCCAGCGGTCAGGCTGCGCAGGCGCTCATGCTCGGCCCCTTGCCAGTCGGGTGGCAGCTGGTGCTTGGCCTGCAGGTAGTGGTGGGTGAACACATCGAGGTAGGCCTGCAGCGTCTGCGCGGCCAGCGGCTCACCGGCCAGATCCAGGCACAGGCCCGCCACCTCCGAGGTGCAAAAGTGGTCGTCCCGGCGTGAGCGGCGCAGCCGATAGCGTGAGAGCTGCTCGGGCTCCAGGCTCAGCACCGGAAAGCGGTCGATGTAGGGGCTTTTGCGGAACATCTTGCGTGCCTCGGGCCAGGTGGCGTCGAGCAGGATGAACAAAGGGCGCTTGGCCAACGCAGGTTCGACCCCGGCTCGGGGCACCGCCACACTGTCCATCGCCACTTCGGTCACCACCCGTTCAGGCGCCACGAACTCACCGGGAAAGACCACATACGGCTGCCATTGCGGGTCGGCCAGCAGTGTGAGCAGTGCCGGGTCTACCTCGGTGCGGGCCCAGCCAAAGGCGAAGGTATCGGGCACCACATCGGCAATCAGCCAGCCGGTGTTGCTGGGCTTGAGCGGTTCGATGTCGGCCATCAGCAGGCACACACCGGCGCGCGTGGGCACCATGGGGTGCACACCACACAGGCAATGGCTGGGCACCAGGCGGCAGCCGGGGCAGCGCTCGCCGCGCGGGCCGCCGCGCGCCAAAAAGGGCTTGGCGCTGCGCGCCAGCCGCGCTGCACGCAGGCGCGAAACGGCATGGGGAAGGGCGCTGGAGGTGGCGGGTGGCATGGCTCGGGCCGCTGCGTCGGGCACAGACGGGCTCACTGCCCGCCTGCCCGTTCCAGCGCAAACAGCGGTAGCTCGGCCCGCTTGCTCAGCCACACGCCACCGCCCAGCTCGGTAAACCCTTCGCCCAGCGTGCGGCGATAGAGCTGCGCAGGGTGTTTGAACATGCGCGGGTCGGTCACTTCTTCGTCCACCACATCCTGCTCCCAGTCCTCGCGCGCCACGGCCTCCACATACAGCGCGCCCCGGCTCAGGCGGGCCAGGTTGCGCAGGGCCTTTTGCACGTCAGCCTCGTTCAGGTAGGGCAGCACGCCCTGGCAGATCACCAGGTCATAGGGCGTGCGGGCCTTGTAGTCCACCACCGAGCCGCGCTCCCACCCAAAGCGCCCACACAGGTATTCGCTGAACTCCACGCCATGGAACTGCGCCTGCGGAAAATGCCGCGCAACCACATCGCGCCAAAGCCCAATGCCGCAGCCCACATCCAGCACGCGCAGCACCGGCACGCGCAGGTATTGCAGGTAGCTGCACACAAACGCGCCCAGCCGCTCGGTGTGCGCCGGGTCCACCACGCTGGTCTTCTTGTCGAAGTAAAACCGCTGGTAGTACGCCTCGTCAAAAAGGGTTGCTTGCGCACTGGCCGGGGCGTTGCCCACGCCTTGCCCGCCCGCGCTGCTCACTGGTTTCACTGGCTGTTCCTTCCGCCACGGCCCGCCCTGCAAGGGCAGGCGCCGGGCACCTGTTGTTCATTGCGGGGGAGTATCGCGCAGTGGGTGCCCGCCCGGTACCGGGTGCCCGGAGGTGGTGTGTGTGGTGTGGCCCGAAGGGCGCCATGCCGCACCGCTGTGGCAGCGACCCGGGCTGCGCCCTTGAGGCCTGCGCCCCTGTGTTTACTGCGCAGGCCGGTGCAGCGCGCAGATCTTGTTGCCGTCCGGGTCGCGCAGATAGGCCAGATAGAGCTTGCCACCAGGGCCTTCACGCAAGCCCGGTGGGTCTTCGCAGGTTGTGCCGCCGTTGGCCACGCCGGCGGCATGGAACGCATCGGCCTGCTCGGGCGACTGCATGGCA includes:
- a CDS encoding SRPBCC family protein, whose translation is MTTFSATVQTRIKASPALAFQHIAPMDPRALFTGYGPLPAVTGTSDQTGAWDAPGQTRTVALSDGSSAQEGLKHYHPAQYFSYTVSNFTGALRWLATGANGAWWFDPQAEGTQTTVRWRHAFHARSQWAAPVLWLLANVLWRGYMRKALRLAKAQIETSSQAPASAALSA
- a CDS encoding SDR family oxidoreductase — its product is MSTASLSAASVPSSAPYAPTPRALAGKVAFVTGGARGIGAAIVRRLARDGAAVAFTYSSSEAPAKALAAAIESEGGRALALHADSADAAALTQAVDQAARTLGRLDILVNSAGVAVAGEIDSFALADFDHTLNVNVRAVFVATQAAVRHMGQDGAYGRVITIGSTNSDRVPWAGFSVYGMSKAAIVGLTKGLARDLGPRGITVNNVQPGPVNTDMNPADGPMASNMHSLMALSRHAHPDEIAGMVAYLAGPESGMVTGASLLIDGGFAA
- a CDS encoding LysR family transcriptional regulator — its product is MQPLSHLESFVKSAESGSFSAAARLMGLTPAAVSKNVARLEAGLGVRLFQRSTRRLMLTEGGQRLLAQISQPLTALADAVDHAAETDQQPAGTLKVSMGQAFGRAYLVPLLTEFLQRYPAIQPDWRFENRQVDLIGEGFDAGIGGGLNLNPDMVARTLGPVHLVAVGSPALLKGRRAPRHPSDLAQWDGIARRTIRTGRIAVITLRNKAGEVAAAELRPRLVFDDPEAMCQAAMMGLGLTVLPMPFALPWLARGDLVRVLPGWWADAGPTSLYYPSKKLLPARTRVFVDFVVAQFSERGFAQRVRGD
- a CDS encoding aspartate/glutamate racemase family protein, with amino-acid sequence MPQHIGIVGCSAEGAALCYRTLCTEGPALLGRPHAHPEVSMHTPPLADYVDCLDRGDLQGVADLMLASAHKLARAGADFLICPDNTIHQALDRVLPHSPLPWLHIAEVVAAEAAAQGYRRLALTGTRWLVDSSVYPDKLAALGLAYVRPTEAERSQINHIIMDELVPGVVRPEAVATFQQIIARMRQDDGCDAVVLGCTEIPLLLSDANSPLPTLDSTRLLARAALRRAVAEG
- a CDS encoding DUF1439 domain-containing protein translates to MLHRRQFLTNATRSAWALGGGVLLAGRSARAQPSYTVPLAQLQDMVAEKFPRSVPVQGLFNLSLQAPRLRLLPEVNRLGAAMAVDAAGPALRRSHAGSFEVEFALRYEASDRSLRAHQIRLGRLDFPSLKPAVTDLLNAYGPVLAEQSLREVTLHQLRPQDTAVFDGLGLQPGPITVTAQGLTVAFVPKQP
- the yjjJ gene encoding type II toxin-antitoxin system HipA family toxin YjjJ; amino-acid sequence: MSRLNDLPPKALQALRRQGGVLTSAELQELLGVSQPTVSRALAPLIQAGQVQKVGAARSQRYVLPRTVPGVGNEVLVMHIDAQGRPSPFARLVPLEGGAFWVDEVDGEHRRHDGLPWFLDDMRPQGFMGRTFAHAHPELQLGHDPRHWSDDDVLRAMTLYGDDLPGNLIMGEAAFQRFHTLPARASRVASAADYPQLAEQAMRGTHPGSSAGGEQPKFCTITAGRHVIVKFSPAGDAPADQRMRDLLVCEHLALRTLAQAGLPAAPTQIFTGAGRVFLESERFDRSSLPANDPQGLGGRIGMVSLQVYNAEYVGEIDNWAATANRMAARHLLTQADARTLRLLEAYGQLIANTDRHYGNISLVLQGDDWALSPTYDMLPMLYAPVGGELVPRDVASRPQQPSAATLGEWTEAQGLALAFWQAAAQDERVSADFRAIAAQNAGHIGR
- a CDS encoding PA4780 family RIO1-like protein kinase; the encoded protein is MKAPPRLQSLIEEGLIDTVVRQLMSGKEAMVFVVRCGDDTRCAKIYKEANNRSFRQAVDYTENRRVKNSRSARAMAKGSKFGRQEQEAAWQSAEVDALYRLAAAGVRVPQPYNFHDGVLLMELVTDAHGDAAPRLNDVSFTPEDARTHHATLVAEVVRMLCAGVVHGDLSEFNILLAHLPGVDGEEGHAGPVIIDLPQAVDAAGNNHAQRMLLRDVANLRDFFGQFAPELRSTQYGPEIWSLYQSGLLSNETPLSGVYAPTHADVDMQAVMREIDDARDEDAARRLRMATAA
- a CDS encoding tRNA-uridine aminocarboxypropyltransferase — protein: MPPATSSALPHAVSRLRAARLARSAKPFLARGGPRGERCPGCRLVPSHCLCGVHPMVPTRAGVCLLMADIEPLKPSNTGWLIADVVPDTFAFGWARTEVDPALLTLLADPQWQPYVVFPGEFVAPERVVTEVAMDSVAVPRAGVEPALAKRPLFILLDATWPEARKMFRKSPYIDRFPVLSLEPEQLSRYRLRRSRRDDHFCTSEVAGLCLDLAGEPLAAQTLQAYLDVFTHHYLQAKHQLPPDWQGAEHERLRSLTAGG
- a CDS encoding trans-aconitate 2-methyltransferase, with translation MKPVSSAGGQGVGNAPASAQATLFDEAYYQRFYFDKKTSVVDPAHTERLGAFVCSYLQYLRVPVLRVLDVGCGIGLWRDVVARHFPQAQFHGVEFSEYLCGRFGWERGSVVDYKARTPYDLVICQGVLPYLNEADVQKALRNLARLSRGALYVEAVAREDWEQDVVDEEVTDPRMFKHPAQLYRRTLGEGFTELGGGVWLSKRAELPLFALERAGGQ